In one window of Skermanella rosea DNA:
- a CDS encoding DUF2092 domain-containing protein: MRIARWPAWPLLCVSLIFGPVVAAEEPPVDEPAAEEQPLDEHSLDEPSSDDAPMDARALGILDLMAETLAQAQGFSVTIQAGYDVIQDTGQKIEFGERRKVALSRPDRLRVEVEESDGTQALVFFDGKAITVFNPGENVYGQIEKAGTVDDAVRYVIQDLGMRLPLALLLVTTLPDELEQRLESIDYVERNTLTRVPTDHLAGRSADVDFELWVAAGDAPLPQRVSITYKNEEGAPQYRAEFSDWKLDPDLSKVDLAFRPPEGAKAIPFVVRVRRSGTDQPSITGEAPADGMPAASGSMEGLPK; this comes from the coding sequence ATGAGAATCGCGAGGTGGCCGGCATGGCCCTTGCTCTGCGTCTCCTTGATTTTCGGTCCTGTCGTGGCCGCCGAGGAACCGCCGGTCGATGAACCGGCAGCCGAAGAACAGCCACTCGACGAACACTCACTCGACGAGCCGTCATCCGATGACGCGCCGATGGACGCCCGGGCGTTGGGCATTCTCGATCTCATGGCCGAGACTCTGGCTCAGGCTCAGGGATTCAGCGTGACCATCCAGGCCGGCTACGACGTCATCCAGGACACGGGCCAAAAGATCGAGTTCGGCGAACGGCGCAAGGTCGCATTGAGCCGTCCCGACCGGCTGCGGGTCGAGGTGGAGGAGAGCGACGGGACGCAGGCCCTGGTGTTCTTCGATGGCAAGGCGATAACCGTGTTCAATCCCGGTGAGAACGTCTACGGACAGATCGAGAAGGCGGGCACCGTGGACGATGCGGTGCGCTACGTGATCCAGGATCTGGGCATGCGGCTGCCGCTGGCACTGCTGCTGGTCACCACGCTGCCGGACGAGCTTGAGCAGCGGCTTGAGTCGATAGACTACGTGGAGCGCAATACCCTCACCCGGGTGCCGACCGACCATCTGGCGGGCCGGAGCGCCGATGTCGACTTCGAACTCTGGGTTGCCGCCGGCGATGCGCCCCTGCCGCAACGGGTGTCGATCACCTACAAGAACGAAGAGGGCGCGCCGCAGTACCGGGCCGAGTTCTCGGACTGGAAGCTGGATCCGGACCTTTCGAAGGTGGATCTGGCCTTCCGCCCGCCGGAGGGTGCCAAAGCCATCCCGTTCGTGGTCCGGGTTCGCCGGTCCGGGACAGATCAGCCGTCCATCACCGGTGAAGCACCAGCCGACGGAATGCCGGCAGCGTCCGGCAGCATGGAAGGATTACCGAAATGA
- a CDS encoding glycine zipper family protein, with amino-acid sequence MGTDTNLSRTVARLTRIAGVALALAACSDMSQTQQRTLSGTAGGAAGGAVIGAIAGNAGMGAAIGAGVGLTGGMLYDYHKKTEERAYQRGVQEGQR; translated from the coding sequence ATGGGCACGGATACGAACCTGTCCCGGACCGTTGCACGGCTGACCCGCATCGCGGGCGTCGCACTCGCCCTTGCCGCGTGCAGCGACATGTCCCAGACACAGCAGCGTACGCTCAGCGGTACGGCGGGGGGTGCGGCCGGCGGGGCGGTGATCGGGGCCATCGCCGGCAACGCCGGCATGGGAGCGGCCATCGGCGCGGGCGTCGGCCTGACCGGCGGCATGCTCTACGACTACCACAAGAAGACCGAGGAGCGGGCCTACCAGCGTGGCGTTCAGGAGGGGCAGCGATGA
- a CDS encoding Rap1a/Tai family immunity protein: MNHRSMPALAAAIAALAALTVAPVRAQTGSSPSETAFLVKTTGDLVRLCEAEPTDPTGIAALHFCHGFAVGAYQYHQIAATDKPPLFCEPSPRPSRNEAITGFVAWARQNPRAMETPPVEGIFRYLAQRYPCHG, translated from the coding sequence ATGAACCATCGATCCATGCCCGCTCTCGCAGCCGCCATTGCGGCCCTGGCTGCCCTGACGGTTGCTCCCGTACGTGCGCAGACGGGATCGAGCCCCTCCGAAACGGCTTTCCTGGTCAAGACCACGGGCGATCTCGTCCGGCTGTGCGAGGCTGAACCGACCGATCCCACCGGGATCGCCGCGCTGCACTTCTGCCACGGTTTCGCGGTCGGAGCCTACCAGTACCATCAGATCGCGGCCACGGACAAGCCGCCGCTGTTCTGCGAGCCGAGCCCGCGACCGTCGCGCAACGAGGCCATCACCGGATTCGTCGCCTGGGCGCGGCAGAACCCTCGGGCGATGGAGACGCCGCCGGTCGAAGGAATCTTCCGCTACCTGGCCCAACGCTATCCCTGCCACGGATGA
- a CDS encoding DUF3313 domain-containing protein produces the protein MKLSIGPLGALAGALTIIVGLAGCSSTDSTQRPAGMASAASMSQDPERPGAWVYRTSNADLRQYTRFIIEPVEVYRGTEASFGSMTSSQITEIARYLTSAMRRELSSGGYAVTSQPGPNTARIVTKLVGVEQTVPGAATVSRILPIGAVANAVQGASGGSGSFTGAVILAAEVYDSQSSELLVAAVRKYNPPVFDLEATLSTMDTARSAARQAAEDLRKGVDRVQGREAR, from the coding sequence ATGAAGCTCTCGATCGGTCCGCTGGGGGCCTTGGCCGGGGCCCTGACCATCATCGTCGGTTTGGCGGGGTGCTCGTCCACCGATTCCACGCAGCGGCCCGCCGGCATGGCGTCCGCCGCGTCCATGAGCCAGGATCCGGAGAGGCCGGGCGCCTGGGTCTACCGGACATCGAACGCCGACCTCCGGCAGTACACCCGGTTCATCATCGAGCCGGTGGAAGTCTACCGCGGCACCGAGGCGAGCTTCGGAAGCATGACCAGCTCCCAGATCACCGAGATCGCCCGGTATCTCACCAGCGCGATGCGCCGAGAACTGAGCAGCGGCGGCTACGCGGTCACGTCGCAGCCCGGCCCCAATACGGCGCGCATCGTGACGAAGCTTGTCGGCGTGGAGCAAACGGTCCCCGGAGCCGCCACGGTGTCCCGGATCTTGCCGATCGGCGCCGTCGCCAATGCCGTCCAGGGTGCCTCCGGCGGCAGCGGATCCTTTACCGGCGCGGTCATCCTGGCCGCCGAGGTCTATGACAGTCAGTCGTCCGAACTGCTCGTCGCCGCGGTCCGCAAATACAATCCGCCGGTCTTCGATCTCGAAGCGACCCTGTCGACCATGGACACCGCCCGCTCAGCCGCCCGGCAGGCGGCCGAGGACCTGCGGAAAGGCGTCGACCGAGTCCAGGGCCGGGAGGCCCGCTGA
- a CDS encoding tetratricopeptide repeat protein produces MSHDADEVIPPQLIQETLQRVINSREFINSERKRRFLKFIVEETLAGQADRIKAYTIAIDAFDRDPSFDPVTDPVVRIEAGRLRRCLEHYYLTEGIADRVRITIPKGGYVPRFIVRDEAAASVPVPLEDDEQPAEGRLAAGRLVEINPTPAAADQVAGEAVPSSPPLTPSRWSLPKRTCLLVGILSLSAVLIMPLWGEGLSLQTQVSEEERRITGRVPSIMVVPFENDGDDPAQEIFARGITEEVINALLRFKNVLVYDADTSFRFRTGPALRDAVPDARIDYVLKGSITRVAGEIQVNAALLRASDNRYLWSDSFRREFNSGTMIDLRHDIAAKAARVLVQPHGVIEKVELQSTAGRASDSLSSYECVLRTREYWRQPDAEMHKQVRACLERAVETDPNYADAWAALAFIYTDELRVDFNPSTERPDPVGTALQVARHAVALAPDNPLPLQALGIAHWLRREVPLSIASYERALALNPHDSDILADLGRAYSLTGDWDTGIPLIREAFERNPAQPSWYRLFIALFHYMHGRYDEALAEARRIGTPNLVYTHVVLAMIHGQTGSKDDAAHEINEILRLYPNFGDKAVFEFERRNIDPAIIARMIDGLRKAGLDVAPYWEAAGERD; encoded by the coding sequence ATGTCTCATGATGCCGACGAAGTGATTCCGCCCCAGCTCATCCAAGAAACGCTCCAGCGCGTCATCAACAGCCGGGAGTTCATCAATTCTGAAAGGAAGCGGCGTTTCCTGAAATTCATCGTGGAGGAAACGCTTGCGGGACAAGCCGATCGGATCAAAGCCTACACCATCGCGATCGACGCCTTCGACCGGGATCCGAGCTTCGACCCCGTAACCGATCCGGTGGTCCGGATCGAGGCCGGCCGGCTCCGCCGCTGCCTGGAGCACTATTATCTGACCGAGGGAATTGCGGACCGGGTCCGGATCACGATCCCGAAGGGTGGCTATGTGCCTCGGTTCATCGTGAGGGATGAGGCCGCAGCCTCCGTTCCCGTCCCCCTGGAAGATGATGAACAGCCAGCCGAGGGACGGTTGGCTGCGGGACGACTGGTCGAGATCAATCCAACTCCCGCGGCTGCCGATCAGGTCGCCGGGGAGGCGGTGCCTTCGAGTCCGCCCTTGACGCCGTCCCGCTGGTCCTTGCCGAAGCGGACTTGCCTTCTGGTGGGCATCCTGTCCCTGTCGGCCGTGCTGATCATGCCCCTCTGGGGAGAAGGCCTTTCTCTCCAGACCCAGGTTTCCGAAGAGGAGCGGAGAATCACCGGGCGGGTTCCCTCGATCATGGTGGTGCCGTTCGAGAATGACGGTGACGACCCGGCGCAGGAAATCTTCGCCAGGGGAATCACGGAGGAAGTCATCAACGCCCTGCTACGCTTCAAGAACGTCCTCGTCTACGATGCCGACACCAGCTTCCGTTTCCGCACCGGGCCCGCTCTGCGCGACGCCGTCCCGGACGCCCGCATAGACTATGTGCTGAAGGGCAGCATCACCCGGGTGGCGGGCGAGATCCAGGTCAACGCGGCCCTGCTGCGGGCTTCGGACAACCGGTATCTCTGGTCCGACAGCTTCCGGCGGGAATTCAATTCCGGTACCATGATCGACCTGCGGCACGACATCGCCGCCAAGGCCGCCCGCGTGCTGGTGCAGCCGCACGGCGTCATAGAGAAGGTGGAGTTGCAAAGCACCGCCGGGCGCGCTTCCGACTCGTTGTCGTCCTACGAATGTGTCCTGCGGACCCGTGAGTACTGGCGGCAGCCGGACGCGGAGATGCACAAACAGGTCCGGGCCTGCCTGGAACGGGCGGTCGAGACCGATCCCAACTACGCCGATGCCTGGGCGGCCCTCGCCTTCATCTACACGGACGAGCTCCGGGTCGATTTCAACCCGAGCACCGAGCGTCCCGATCCGGTCGGCACGGCCCTCCAGGTGGCGCGTCACGCCGTGGCCTTGGCGCCGGACAATCCGCTGCCGCTCCAGGCCCTCGGGATTGCCCACTGGCTGCGGCGCGAGGTGCCTCTCAGCATCGCGTCGTACGAGCGGGCGCTTGCTCTCAACCCGCACGACAGCGACATCCTCGCCGATCTCGGCAGGGCCTACAGTCTCACCGGTGATTGGGACACGGGTATTCCCCTCATAAGGGAGGCGTTCGAACGCAACCCGGCTCAACCCAGCTGGTATCGCCTCTTCATCGCCTTGTTCCATTACATGCATGGACGGTACGACGAGGCTCTGGCGGAGGCCCGAAGGATCGGGACTCCGAACCTCGTCTACACCCATGTCGTGCTCGCGATGATCCATGGCCAGACCGGCAGCAAGGACGACGCGGCCCACGAAATCAACGAGATCCTGCGGCTCTACCCGAATTTCGGAGACAAGGCCGTGTTCGAGTTCGAGCGGCGGAACATCGATCCGGCCATCATCGCCAGGATGATCGACGGGCTGAGGAAAGCCGGGCTGGACGTCGCCCCGTACTGGGAAGCCGCCGGCGAGAGAGACTGA
- a CDS encoding AI-2E family transporter: MSAGSVEAAATLEPYVQHARAWILGFGALIGSGVLQIFISLLIALFLYRDGQRAAVALGSVLERLAGRRGPRLLDVAAGTLKSVVYGIIGTNLTEAVLAAIGFWIAGVPGAILLGFLCFFLTLVPVGPILIWLPATIWLFTIGETGWAIFLIVWSVMVFSVIEALLRIFLVSRGSDLPMMMILLGLFGGLLTFGFIGLFLGPCLIALGCTLVMEWIGMEKERRSRKPAAHSEA; this comes from the coding sequence CTGTCAGCTGGCAGCGTCGAAGCGGCCGCCACGCTGGAACCCTATGTCCAGCACGCGCGAGCCTGGATCCTTGGCTTCGGCGCATTGATCGGCTCAGGCGTACTGCAAATCTTCATCAGCCTGCTGATCGCCTTGTTCCTGTACCGTGATGGCCAGCGCGCCGCCGTGGCCCTCGGCTCCGTGCTGGAGCGGCTGGCCGGACGGCGAGGCCCCCGTCTGCTGGATGTCGCGGCCGGCACCTTGAAGAGTGTCGTCTACGGCATCATCGGAACCAACCTTACGGAGGCCGTTCTGGCGGCGATCGGCTTCTGGATCGCCGGTGTCCCCGGGGCAATCCTGCTCGGGTTCCTATGCTTCTTCCTGACGCTGGTCCCGGTCGGGCCGATACTGATCTGGCTGCCCGCGACGATCTGGCTGTTCACCATCGGGGAGACCGGGTGGGCCATCTTCCTGATCGTCTGGAGCGTCATGGTGTTCAGCGTGATCGAGGCGCTGCTGCGAATCTTCCTGGTGAGCCGGGGCAGCGACCTTCCCATGATGATGATACTTCTCGGACTGTTCGGCGGCCTGCTCACCTTCGGCTTCATCGGGCTGTTTCTTGGACCGTGCCTTATCGCCCTCGGCTGTACGCTGGTCATGGAATGGATCGGGATGGAGAAAGAGAGGCGGAGTCGCAAGCCTGCCGCCCACAGCGAGGCGTGA
- a CDS encoding AI-2E family transporter, whose amino-acid sequence MSASIARDAFTDADFHVSRVATGRYWNALDILVGGAPTMIDRHLGSAAQTTGLGSRLRRNDGDHLVERVVALACLLILAIGCYLVMKPFLSALLWGIILTISTWPMHVRPTRALGGRTGASAALLTLAAFTVFLIPLVLLGHNLAENVAQIAAKLQEWRNSGVPRARRPGWRRCRCWGPGSTRSGPTCQLAASKRPPRWNPMSSTREPGSLASAH is encoded by the coding sequence ATGTCGGCATCGATCGCGCGCGATGCGTTTACTGACGCCGATTTCCATGTCTCCCGCGTTGCCACCGGGAGGTATTGGAACGCGTTGGACATACTCGTTGGAGGGGCGCCGACCATGATCGACAGGCATTTGGGAAGTGCTGCTCAAACCACCGGCCTGGGCAGCCGCCTTCGAAGAAATGACGGCGACCATCTGGTCGAGCGCGTGGTGGCCCTGGCCTGCCTGCTGATCCTGGCGATCGGGTGCTATCTGGTGATGAAGCCGTTCCTGTCAGCGCTGCTGTGGGGCATCATCCTCACCATTTCGACCTGGCCGATGCACGTCAGGCCGACGCGGGCGCTGGGCGGGCGTACGGGCGCGTCGGCGGCCCTCCTGACCCTGGCGGCTTTCACCGTCTTCCTGATCCCGCTGGTGCTGCTCGGCCACAATCTGGCGGAGAATGTCGCGCAGATTGCCGCTAAGCTTCAGGAATGGCGGAACAGCGGTGTTCCCCGTGCCCGCCGCCCTGGGTGGAGACGGTGCCGCTGCTGGGGTCCCGGTTCCACGCGTTCTGGTCCGACCTGTCAGCTGGCAGCGTCGAAGCGGCCGCCACGCTGGAACCCTATGTCCAGCACGCGCGAGCCTGGATCCTTGGCTTCGGCGCATTGA
- a CDS encoding nuclease domain-containing protein has protein sequence MSCRPDLSIPRDCAPSLPLSCAPSRSARKDGSAPYYQRKFHALSNRVREWHCLTGEFRPDYIVSFDKDGACGRWLVLDAKYRASRGSIHDALRDLHVYRDALRRNGTRAAGSSIIVPALDDGAAAYAHADYLGTHAFGAMVSGGDDGGLEGMLRGFWEGAMR, from the coding sequence ATGTCATGCAGGCCGGACTTGTCGATACCGAGAGATTGCGCGCCCTCCTTACCCCTATCCTGCGCGCCGAGCCGGAGCGCGCGGAAAGACGGTTCAGCACCGTACTACCAGCGGAAATTCCACGCACTGTCCAACCGCGTCCGCGAATGGCACTGCCTGACTGGAGAGTTCCGCCCGGACTACATCGTGTCGTTCGACAAGGACGGCGCCTGCGGTCGCTGGCTGGTCCTGGACGCCAAGTACCGCGCCAGCCGCGGCTCGATCCACGACGCACTCCGCGACCTCCACGTCTACCGCGACGCCCTGCGCCGAAACGGCACGAGGGCGGCAGGATCCTCCATCATCGTACCAGCCTTGGACGACGGCGCCGCCGCCTATGCGCACGCGGACTATCTCGGCACGCATGCGTTCGGCGCGATGGTGAGCGGCGGGGATGACGGGGGGCTGGAGGGGATGCTGCGGGGGTTTTGGGAGGGGGCGATGCGGTGA
- a CDS encoding Ppx/GppA phosphatase family protein, whose product MNIELGIDRQGTAAGMRPASYTRPVFAALDLGTNNCRLLVAKPLVGGGFRVIDAFSRIVRLGEGVSRTRMLSEAAMERSLAALRICAAKLERRGVTAVRAVATEACRRAENCDDFIDLVERETGIPLDIISTHEEARLALAGCAPLLDPAVRNALVFDIGGGSTELMWLELGSGGRPRMIDQISVPQGVVGLTESYGGDRVSASTYVTMVDEIAEALAAFEARNGIRRSVERGEVQMLGTSGTVTTLAGIHLGLQRYERSVVDGSYLQIDHARAVSRRLLELDFNGRAAYPCIGRERADLVVAGCAVLEAICDTWPVTRLRIADRGLREGILVDLIAANGS is encoded by the coding sequence GTGAACATCGAGTTGGGCATCGATCGGCAGGGGACGGCGGCGGGCATGCGCCCGGCTTCGTACACGCGGCCGGTTTTCGCCGCGCTCGATCTCGGCACCAACAATTGCCGATTGCTGGTGGCGAAGCCGCTGGTCGGCGGCGGGTTCCGCGTGATCGACGCGTTCTCTCGCATCGTCCGGCTGGGCGAGGGCGTCAGCCGGACGCGGATGCTGTCCGAGGCCGCCATGGAACGCTCGCTGGCGGCGCTTCGCATCTGCGCCGCCAAGCTGGAGCGGCGCGGGGTCACGGCGGTGCGGGCGGTCGCGACCGAGGCGTGCCGCCGGGCCGAGAACTGCGACGACTTCATCGATCTGGTGGAGCGCGAGACCGGCATCCCGCTCGACATCATCTCGACCCACGAGGAGGCGCGGCTGGCGTTGGCCGGCTGCGCGCCGCTGCTGGACCCGGCCGTGCGCAACGCCCTGGTGTTCGACATCGGCGGCGGCTCGACCGAGCTGATGTGGCTGGAACTGGGCAGCGGCGGGCGGCCGCGCATGATCGACCAGATCTCGGTGCCCCAGGGAGTCGTCGGCCTGACCGAGTCGTACGGCGGCGACCGGGTGTCGGCATCCACCTACGTGACCATGGTGGACGAGATCGCGGAGGCGCTGGCGGCGTTCGAGGCGCGCAACGGCATCCGGCGCTCGGTCGAGCGCGGCGAGGTCCAGATGCTCGGCACCTCCGGCACCGTCACCACGCTGGCCGGCATCCATCTCGGCCTTCAGCGCTACGAGAGGTCGGTGGTGGACGGCAGTTATCTCCAGATCGACCACGCCCGGGCGGTCAGCCGCCGGCTGCTGGAACTGGACTTCAACGGCCGCGCCGCCTATCCCTGCATCGGCCGGGAGCGCGCCGACCTCGTCGTCGCCGGCTGCGCCGTGCTGGAGGCGATCTGCGACACCTGGCCGGTCACGCGGCTGCGGATCGCGGACCGCGGCCTGCGCGAGGGGATCCTGGTCGACCTGATCGCCGCCAACGGGTCCTGA
- a CDS encoding RlmE family RNA methyltransferase, producing the protein MTSKSSGPNTPSGRNFGVRVKTAKKRSLSSTLWLQRQLNDPYVAEAQKRGYRSRAAFKLLQLDDKFRMLAPGKRVVDLGAAPGGWTQVAVERVKPQNGKGKVVGLDILEMEPVEGAITFQCDFNDDDAPDRLKEALDGPADIVLSDMAAPTTGHPQTDHIRIMALAELAYDFAAQVLAPGGAFVAKVFQGGTERELLDRLKRDFASVKHAKPPASRADSAETYVVATGFRGASADHLRGLGADGSE; encoded by the coding sequence ATGACCAGCAAATCCTCCGGACCGAACACGCCCAGCGGCCGCAATTTCGGCGTGCGGGTGAAGACCGCCAAGAAGCGCTCCCTGTCGTCCACCCTGTGGCTTCAGCGCCAGCTCAACGATCCCTATGTCGCGGAAGCGCAGAAGCGCGGCTACCGCAGCCGCGCCGCGTTCAAGCTGCTCCAGCTCGACGACAAGTTCCGCATGCTGGCGCCGGGCAAGCGGGTGGTGGACCTGGGCGCCGCCCCCGGCGGCTGGACCCAGGTGGCGGTGGAGCGGGTGAAGCCGCAGAACGGCAAGGGCAAGGTCGTCGGCCTTGACATATTGGAGATGGAGCCGGTCGAGGGCGCCATAACCTTCCAGTGCGACTTCAACGACGACGACGCGCCCGACCGGCTGAAGGAAGCCCTGGACGGGCCGGCCGACATCGTGCTCAGCGACATGGCGGCGCCGACCACCGGCCATCCCCAGACCGACCATATCCGGATCATGGCCCTGGCCGAGCTGGCCTATGACTTCGCCGCCCAGGTGCTGGCGCCCGGCGGCGCCTTCGTCGCCAAGGTGTTCCAGGGCGGCACGGAGCGGGAGCTGCTGGACCGGCTGAAGCGGGACTTCGCGTCGGTCAAGCACGCCAAGCCGCCGGCCAGCCGAGCGGATTCCGCGGAGACCTACGTGGTGGCGACCGGCTTCCGCGGCGCGTCGGCCGATCATCTCCGGGGTCTGGGAGCCGACGGGAGCGAGTAG
- a CDS encoding cysteine desulfurase family protein, whose product MDRIYLDHMASTPLDPAVLDEMLPWLAPGAAGNPHSAGHRAGWRAAEAIERARGEVAALIGARPGEVLFTSGATEANGLALLGAVPEGWPVAASAIEHPSVLACVAELARRGHPARLLPVDGAGRVDPGALDGMGPALVSVMAANNEVGTIQPVGELARRCREAGGLFHTDAVQRLGSGRIDVAALGIDLLSLSGHKLHGPMGIGALVVRQGVALRPLLFGGGQQGGRRPGTLPTALCVGLGAACRIAGERRDAEALRLAGLRERLFGALAAGLPGLRRNSPEGDGGLPGCLHVSVPGADAADRLLDLDELALSTGSACSSGQGGPSHVLLAMGRSAEEAFGSIRIGLGRFTTEGEVDRAAALLVEAFGGPRG is encoded by the coding sequence TTGGACCGGATCTATCTGGACCATATGGCGTCCACGCCGCTCGACCCGGCCGTCCTGGACGAGATGCTGCCCTGGCTGGCGCCGGGCGCCGCCGGCAATCCCCACTCGGCCGGTCACCGCGCCGGCTGGCGCGCGGCGGAGGCGATCGAGCGGGCGCGGGGCGAGGTCGCGGCCCTGATCGGCGCGCGGCCCGGCGAGGTCCTGTTCACCTCGGGCGCCACCGAGGCGAACGGCCTGGCGCTTCTGGGCGCGGTGCCGGAGGGGTGGCCGGTCGCTGCATCCGCCATCGAGCATCCCAGCGTGCTGGCCTGCGTCGCGGAGCTGGCGCGGCGGGGGCATCCGGCCCGGCTGCTGCCGGTGGACGGCGCGGGGCGGGTCGATCCCGGGGCGCTGGACGGGATGGGGCCGGCGCTGGTCTCCGTCATGGCGGCCAACAACGAGGTCGGGACGATTCAGCCCGTCGGCGAACTGGCGCGGCGCTGCCGCGAGGCCGGCGGGCTGTTCCATACCGACGCGGTCCAGCGCCTCGGCAGCGGGAGGATCGACGTCGCGGCGCTGGGCATCGACCTGCTGAGCCTGTCCGGGCACAAGCTGCACGGGCCGATGGGGATCGGCGCCCTGGTCGTGCGGCAGGGGGTGGCGCTCCGGCCGCTGCTGTTCGGCGGCGGGCAGCAGGGCGGGCGCCGGCCTGGAACCCTGCCGACCGCCCTGTGCGTCGGGCTGGGTGCCGCGTGCCGGATCGCGGGGGAGCGGCGGGACGCCGAAGCCCTGCGGCTGGCGGGGCTGCGCGAGCGGCTGTTCGGGGCGCTGGCGGCGGGCCTGCCGGGGCTTCGGCGCAACAGCCCCGAGGGGGACGGCGGGCTGCCGGGCTGTCTACACGTCTCCGTTCCCGGGGCGGACGCGGCGGACCGGCTGCTCGACCTGGACGAGCTGGCGCTGTCCACCGGGTCGGCCTGCAGCAGCGGCCAGGGCGGGCCGTCCCACGTGCTGCTCGCCATGGGCCGCTCGGCGGAGGAGGCGTTCGGCAGCATCCGGATCGGGCTGGGGCGCTTCACGACGGAGGGTGAGGTCGACCGCGCGGCGGCGCTGCTGGTCGAGGCGTTCGGCGGCCCGCGGGGCTGA